A portion of the Nitrospirota bacterium genome contains these proteins:
- a CDS encoding DUF72 domain-containing protein, with the protein MTEGASSQDFMFRGIHPKVHLGAASDRYAGWMGQIYLEEYKISKRSKSVGAEKVTEQTVEVRSTREFFQHFEFVELDFTFYEPLLDRTGRPTRTHRTLATYADFMPSDARVTLKVPQIVTAHKTWVFDPAEKSRNFADNPRFHDPEVFTEQFYRPANALLGPKLSGFIFEHEYQRTATCPPPNENIKVHETFFGRIPQDSRYHIEERTDRLKSGDYFRFLRERGIGNVFSHWSFLPALDRQLEQAGGFTNPRTAIIRLLTPRGVKYEDAYRRYFPFAELKDEDPKMFDDTVALAKKAIEQEVEAWVTVNNRAGGNAPQIARRIKERFLASPSEKRDLQEASQ; encoded by the coding sequence ATGACCGAGGGCGCCTCTTCACAAGATTTCATGTTTCGCGGGATCCACCCGAAGGTTCACCTCGGCGCGGCCTCCGACCGTTATGCCGGTTGGATGGGACAGATCTATTTGGAAGAGTACAAGATTTCCAAGCGCTCGAAATCCGTCGGTGCTGAAAAGGTCACCGAACAGACCGTGGAGGTCAGGAGTACGCGGGAGTTTTTCCAGCACTTTGAATTCGTCGAGCTGGACTTCACCTTTTACGAACCGCTGCTGGACCGAACGGGGCGGCCGACAAGGACGCACCGTACCCTCGCCACCTACGCAGATTTCATGCCCTCGGACGCACGCGTTACGCTCAAGGTTCCCCAGATCGTCACCGCCCACAAGACGTGGGTCTTCGACCCCGCCGAGAAGTCCCGAAACTTTGCGGATAACCCTCGCTTCCATGATCCTGAAGTATTCACCGAACAGTTTTACAGACCTGCAAACGCCCTCCTCGGTCCCAAGCTCAGTGGATTCATCTTCGAGCATGAATACCAGCGCACCGCCACCTGCCCCCCCCCGAACGAAAACATCAAAGTGCACGAGACGTTTTTTGGAAGGATTCCGCAGGATTCCCGCTACCACATTGAAGAACGAACCGATCGGCTGAAATCAGGCGACTACTTCCGCTTCCTCCGAGAGCGGGGGATCGGCAATGTCTTCTCGCACTGGTCGTTCCTTCCTGCGCTTGATCGGCAGCTCGAACAGGCCGGAGGCTTCACGAATCCCCGTACGGCCATCATCCGGCTGCTCACACCCCGCGGGGTGAAATACGAGGACGCCTACCGCCGCTATTTTCCGTTCGCTGAATTGAAGGACGAAGACCCCAAGATGTTCGATGACACCGTGGCCCTCGCCAAGAAGGCCATTGAGCAAGAAGTCGAGGCCTGGGTCACGGTGAACAATCGTGCCGGCGGAAATGCCCCTCAAATCGCTCGCCGCATCAAGGAGCGGTTTCTCGCGTCTCCATCGGAAAAACGAGATCTGCAAGAGGCTTCGCAATGA
- the lexA gene encoding repressor LexA produces MEMTEKQRKVLAFIRSFIQSERRPPTIREIAAHFRYASNRTVQDYLAALERKGFLKVLKGLSRGIDLTAQAIGIPVVGRVPAGVPFFAEENVEQWLDLSLGYFKGGEPLDRIGGRVFALRVVGDSMEGAGIVDGDLVIVRKQPSASHRDIVVALVNGQATVKRLTEKGERRTLLPENPKYAPIPLGADSAILGKVLGVVRRY; encoded by the coding sequence GTGGAAATGACGGAGAAACAGCGCAAGGTTCTCGCTTTCATCCGCAGTTTCATTCAATCCGAGCGACGGCCTCCCACCATCCGGGAGATCGCGGCTCATTTTCGCTACGCCTCGAATCGCACCGTGCAGGATTACCTCGCCGCGCTGGAACGGAAAGGTTTTCTCAAGGTATTGAAGGGGCTTTCTCGCGGCATTGATCTCACCGCCCAAGCCATCGGAATCCCCGTGGTGGGACGCGTTCCCGCCGGCGTACCGTTTTTCGCGGAGGAAAACGTGGAGCAATGGCTGGATCTTTCTTTGGGTTACTTCAAGGGCGGGGAGCCTCTGGACCGGATCGGTGGGCGGGTCTTCGCCCTTCGCGTGGTGGGCGATTCCATGGAGGGCGCGGGGATCGTCGATGGCGACCTCGTGATCGTTCGGAAGCAGCCCTCCGCTTCGCATCGGGACATCGTCGTCGCGCTGGTGAACGGACAGGCCACCGTGAAGCGCCTCACGGAAAAAGGCGAGCGCCGCACGCTTCTGCCCGAGAACCCGAAATACGCCCCCATCCCTCTTGGCGCCGACAGCGCCATCCTCGGCAAAGTCCTCGGCGTCGTCCGGCGATACTGA